From the genome of Phoenix dactylifera cultivar Barhee BC4 chromosome 17, palm_55x_up_171113_PBpolish2nd_filt_p, whole genome shotgun sequence:
tagaaaataataataaaggacATTACACAGTGCTATTGtattatcaaaaataaatattataaaatatttttaatttataaattatttattttgacaTTTACtagataatataataaataaaattctttatatttattataaagcataataatatttctataatattatcaaatataatattaccgGTTCCGGCGTCGGAGGATCAGTTATTACCGGTAACCGGAAGCGGAGAAAGGGATGCCTTTTCTGCAGTTCTCTTCGTCTTTGTCGCCGCTATTGCTGCTGGCCTCGTCTCGAACAGATGGCGGGGGAGATGAGTCCGCGTCGGTTCTGGAGGAATGCGAAGCCGAGGATCTCTGTGGGATGCTCTTTATGTTCTCTGTGAGATGTTTCCTTTCGATCTTGTTGCTTTTCTGCTGCTGCGTTACAAGGTTCCTTGTGTTTGACTTGGTTTAGGTTCTGCCCTGTTTTCTTTGCTGAATTTGATTTGGTTCTTGATCAGATGAAGGTTTATAGTACAAAAGTTACGGATTTCGTCTCGTACTTCGTGCACTTTGCCTTCCATTCTTACAAGAAAAACTTCATGTTAGCAAACATCAATAACCAGTAAGACGTTTCCGATTTTGAAAACAATTTGAATTATGATATTGAAGCTAGTGATCGTGTCAGGTTTTGATTAGTTTCCTTTAGTAGATTCACTTAATTTTTGACTACATGAAGGACTTGCTATGAAACTTTTAGATCTTAGCCCCAATTCCTCAAAGAAAACCTTACGCTAACAAACATCAGGAACTGCAATAGAcctttattatttttgaaaacaaTTTGGTTCCTCAGTCTGAAATTAGCAGCTGAATTTGAACCAGGTTATTCATGTCATTATATTTCTTCAGAGAATCTCTTCTGTTTCCCCACTAGACCGACGGGGTGGGACCACAAACTGCCATGGCCTGGCAGCTTCTTTAATATCAGGCACGGGCTCTCGTCCGTTAGTGCTGCCAGGGCAGTGTATTCCTGTCATTCTCTTTGTTTTCAGTGATGAAATCTTAGATGGACCAAATCCAGCAAGCAACATGGAGGATTCTGCTGATGCTTCTTCCCTAAATCAGCCCTCCAGCGTGGGTGGATTGCCAAGGTTAAGCTTAAACTTCAAAGATATTGGTTCTGTGATCATGCTAGCTGGTTCTGCAAGTAATGCCAGTTTCAGGATGAAGCTGCATTCATCTTTAGAAACACAGGCCCGTTTTTTGATCAAGAAATGCCGCACGCTGGCCGGCATAGAGAGTCTACTCATCATAGTTCAAAAGGCATTGGTCGTGTGAGCTCCTTTCCCGTCTACCCTTGATGCATCAAGGGTTGTTGCACTGTTGGACAGGTCTGTGAACCCGAGGGGTGAATCTTTGGATTTTGTTGCTACAGATCTTTGGCAGAGGCTCTTAATTCGAAAACCATGTTGGATGAGTTTTCACTTGAAAACAATTGCCAGCCATTGAGTAATGAGGACATTCGACTTCATATTTTCGCAGGCTGATACTCTAAGATGGAGAGGAGGCCTGCCAAGTGATGCTAACAGTGTCTCGGCTTCTGGCATTCATGGTAGCTGCAGCATCAGCATCGACTGCAGCAGGAAAACCAGTTAGTTCCCTTGAACTCCCAAGTTCGGAAAACTGGTTGTCTTTGAGTAATGTGATTGTTGATACTTTGCTATCTGTAAAAGATGGCTTTATGGAGGAAATTGGAAATGTGAGAACAATGCCTCATAAAAGAAGTGCAAATGAGATACAGGATGAGCAGATTTCTGCACCAGAAACCAGTGCTATTGAAGCTGCGATATCTTGTTTGGAAAGTATTAAGGGGCTTAACATGAAGTTTTGTATATCTGGATGCCAAAGAGCTCTTCCAGCTGCTAAAGAGTTTCACCTGAAAGAGTTGCCTGCTTGTTACCCTACTACTTTGCACAAGATACTGTTAGAGAAGGCTTTACAAGTGTTTCACTCAACGGTTAGGGGACCAGCTGTGCACTTATTATCAAAGAAGCTGGAAGATCAAGGTACATCAATATGGGAATCTGGAAGGCAGCTATGTGATGCTGTTAGCCTGACAAGGAAACCATGCAGACATCAGAGACATGATAATGACACCTAGTAATCACCGTCAGAAGCAGTTTAAAAGCAACTTTTAAGTGGATATGTTTTTCCTCATGCCTGCGCTTGTAGTCACTCAAGGCGCCTTCAAGATCATTCTTTTGACTTTGATAGTGCTAATATCACATCCAGTTGTTTTCAGATTGCGAGAATCTCCTTCCAACTCTTGTACATCCTAGAGGAGGCAATGCAGGATATCTTCCACACAACTCCTGGTGTATGATGTGCCTTGGAGGTGCAATATATTATAAACCGTAAAAAGGCTTACTTCAGACTGGATTCTGCTCTActgaaaaattttatttaagtgGGCAATGTCACTAGTTTTTTACCAAAAATACTTAAGATAGTATCAAAAATATCAACAAATATTTCATATTCAGTTTTTACCGTATAAAACAAGTTTTTTAGTTCATACTAATTTCTTAAGATAGTAATTAATCTCCAGGTTACTTAAGATGGATTTTGCTCTTCTTGAGAAGAGAAGTTATCTACCCATTACTTCCCCAAACTCAATAATGGGGCAACCAAATTGAAGATGGACACCATTGATCATGTTCTGTATCAGTGAAAATGCCcagaaacaaaaaatatattttaaaaaacaatTGTAATGATATGAGATAATGtttcttaagcaaaaaaaagaatatgagaTAACGTTTTGCTATGCTCCAAGCATTAAAATCTATTAATTTTCgatctatatatatgttttaacATATATAGATCATGATCAATAAGGTAGATTATCAATTTAAATGATTTATCATGAATGTTAACATGTTAACATAACGGAAGCCACCCCTTTTTGTGTCTATATGATATCGAGGTTAGAGACTATTAAAATACATGATTTTTTATTTCTAGATATTTTTAGTGGTATAGATCATGAACAGTGATGTGGATCTTTGATTTGGATGCCGTATTATTGATTTAGAGTCAAGAGGAGAGAGGAACAAAGTCCATCTCAATTTACTTTATCTATTGAGATTTTGATATTAAGATTCCTGAAACATTAACTGAGATCGTGACATATCTTAACCTTGTCCTTTTTGCCACAGCGAGATAACCAAGATCTTGATCCATCTTGGAATCAAACACCCACAAATATGGCTAAGATCTGAGTCTCAAAGCCTTGATACCATGCTGATGTTGCGCGCCAATATGGCAATAGCACAATATACTCGATACCACACCGAGCATGCCGACTATCAtggaaggtctttcaactaagctGCTGGATTTATTCTCACAAGATTAAGCATCTGAATTTTATTATAAAGAAAGACTAATGGTTATGGTTGTTGCTTTAAAGTATAGATTTTCCATTtcttggatgaatattttgtttaATGTTAACCCACTTTTCGTGGCATGTAGAGCTACCAGATGCATATGTAGAAGGATGAATTTGGGGAGCTGAATGAAGTTTTGGTGGTTTGTTGTGGTTCAGGAACTAACACAGTGTGATACCTGACTGAGCTGGAAATAAATTAGCCCAATGATTCAATGAACAGTCCTTCATATGCTTATGAAGAGACATGATTTAAATTATCTCGATAAGATTGAAGTAAAAACTTCCATTCTCAGCTGGTAATATGCACATAAGAAATAAATGCATCCTGCAATGGCTATTTTGGGTTTCAATTTCTAATTCTATTTCTAATAATGTGCCTGGCACAATAAATGTCATTTTAATGCCAATAATTGTGAGATCGTAGGAAGTTTTGCATTGGCTCAAGCTGCTTCCAGATTTATTGTCTGCATTCAATATTTGTTGTTTTGGTTGACATTATAATCATTCAGACTTTATGTAGTTCATGTCAACCTTTCCTTTAATCACTCTACTGCACGCGCAGGTGTTGTCGGGTTGACCCCACTTCAGTGATGGATTCTTGTATTTCAGATGCATGATCAATCACCTGCATACACTGTTAGAGTTGAATGCAGAACTCTTGGGCTTGAGAAAATATCAAGATTTTGATACATTGTTTATGTCGTATGTTCATATGCCAGCTGATAACCTAGTCTTGTTCTTTGGTTCGAACAATAAACTTATTCTGTTGACGTTTCGAACAACCGAACACTGAACTTGTGCTGCAACTTTTCTGTTTACCTTGGGGCGCACCACATCTGCAGACTGCAGCCAATAGAGTATTTCTGGCTCCTTTGGGCTCAATGAGTTGGATTATGTGCGTGGTTGAAAAGAGCCTTGTGGTCTGTTGATTTCCGAAGAATTGTTAAGTTTTAACGTGAGCAATAAATGCCACATAGCTTCTCTGTCAAGCTTTCATCCTTTCCTGGTTTTAGAGGTCAAACAGGGGCTTAACTCGACCCTTTTCAGCATGATCTGAGAATATCACCTGGCATTCGGGGACATGCCTATTGGTAGATGTATTTCCAGGAAGCATGAAAGTAGAGCTCTCATATCCCTTTGAAATGTCTCATCTTTTTTTTAAGGTTAATAACAAAATATCAGATAATATTCATCTAAATTCGCTTCTACATCTGGATGCACAAATATTAACATCTGACTCATGTACATTTCtgtatttatattaaaaaaacaaaaagcaaaTGTAGTTTTGGGCATACAAATATCTGATTGTTGTTCATTTCCAAATTTCTTTCCAGGCCTTTTTAATTCCATATAACTCTTACAAATTCTGAAGAGTTGTGAATATCAAAGTGttcaaatttcttttcaaatggCATCTTTAATTTGGTGATTTTACCCTTAATACTCAATCTTTTAACTGCATGTGTAACTAGAGTTGGTAGGATCAACTGAAAGTGTCATGTCAGATGCTGTAATTTCTTTATTATTCTTTGTGCAATTAATTAgttgcaaaaaataataaagatgGAAACATAAAATGGAAAAATTAATTACTTAACTCTATAATATCTGATCCATATCAGCAATTGATGTCGATTTCATATTCCTAGCCACATCATAACAACTACAGATGCAAATTTTAGCATCTAATACCTATATTCATATTCACTAAATAAAAAATGACACTTTATGGATGTATTGATATTCAGTCCACTCCACACTGATCTACTCTCAGATCAATTGAAGATTCAACAAAAACAATGTTCCATGCCTACTTAGTTGAAGTCTTCTAAAGAAATTTACTCCAAAAATTTGCTAGATTCTTTTGTAGTGGTTGCCTGATTTAGGAATTTTCTTTTGCCCCTGATGTAAAGAAACTTCATGGTCAACATAGAATTAATAAAGCTAAGGCAGCCAAAAGATTCGCACTTACacattttatcaaaaaaaagaaaaaaaaaaaacaaacagagtTCCATCACTGCATCCAAGATATAGTATCTGACAAGAAAAGACATTAGACATGGGCGTCCAACCATTACAGTTAAACCAGCGGTATTTTATTTCTTCCTGGACATATATTTCACTTAGATAGAACCTTTTGCTCCTCAAAGTCAAAACCATACTTAAAGAGTGCtgcaaaagaagagagggaagagggaaaaaaataGCAGTAATAAAAAGAGCGCAGGGAAGGAACAGGTAGCAACACTAGATGCCAGCACGGTATGATCATTTGTGCAATCAAACTCAGTTAACTGATGTGAGCATACAACTCTCAGACTGGTTAAATGACAGTAGAAAAAGGTGCTGGCTATAATGCCTCCGTTGTACCGGACAGCTTGCCCCAACCACATGAGTAAGCACAGGTGCGCAAGAAACACCAAGCAATCTCACTTtgcttgataaatcattcaggAACCACAGCAACTTGATTTCTGCTCAGCAGCACTGGGGGCAGCGGTTGCATCTTGTTTACCGATTTTAATGGTTTGGGGCTGCAAAATGCAACAatatttaaaatggaaaaacaaatataaaaatagaaagagACAATGGTTCAAGATCTCAAATCTTCATTTTATATTGTAGAGGGCATGTATACCTCAGCTTTAGAGTCGCTCTCCACTAGTCTTTGCTTAATCTCCCTAGCAATTGAGAAGAAGACTTGCTCCACATTGAAGTTTGTTTTTGCACTCTGGATGTAATGGCATTGTTGAAACAAAAGGAATTAGTGCTACACTTCAAGATCTCTAAAGGAATTTATGTGAGACCTATATAAACTTACAGTCTCAAAAAATTTGATGCCATACTCATCCGCTAGCATCTGGCCCTGTGATGTAGAGACAGCCTACAGGGGAAAACTAAATCACAACCATGAATGCATATATGAAGATGGAAGCAGGTCAATATTTGTCTTAAATTAATCATACCCGCTTACTCTCATCCATGTCAGCCTTGTTGCCGACCAATATTTTGTTAACATTATCAGATGCATGCTGCTCAATTTGACGAATCCAGTTCCTAATGTCTAATGTCTGGATCAGGAGAAACAacctagaaaatatattttaattataaaCCAGAAAATGTAGTTTAAAGAGATGAGGCCATGAACAGTGGTAAAACTTGATGTGGATACTGTTGAAAGAAGACTCATCAGTGACATCATAAACCAGCAAAATACCCATTGCTCCCCTGTAATAAGCTGCAGAAGAACCAAAAAATCAAATATAGCATGGGAAGGAGAAGATTAGGAGTTTAAGCAGATGCAATTTCAACATAAAAGCCATGTGAAATTTCAAAACAGATATACTCTATCAAAATAATTACATATTCGAGTTAGTCTATTAtttgatgcaaattagatatataaatacttttggaaaattCAATATATTGGATAACTAAACAGGATGCTCATGTGTGTGCAAGAATGTTTCCATGTGCATGTGTACGAGATAAGCACACATTTTTGTTCAAAAATGTTTACATGCACGGACAGATTAGATACAACAGTTCAAAAAATTGTGCATGTTGCATTCGCACCAAAAtttttgttctctctctctctctctctctctctccctccctccctccctcctttccccctcctcttctctcctcAGACTATTCCCCTCCTCTTTCCGCTCACCACTAAAAACCTATACCTCTTTAACTTGTTCCATCAAATCTCCCATAATGAAAGTGAGGCGAAGATCAGAACAGCAAGTGGTGATAGTTGCAGAAGCAAGCCCAGTGGCTGAAAATGGTTGGAGAAAAGCAGCCAGAATGATGAAATACATGGGTGAAAGTGGTTGGAGATAAGCAAAAAGAATGATGCACAGGTGGAGAAAGTAAACAGCAAGGCTATGGGTTTTGGTTGAAGGCAATATTTTAAAAAGCAGTTGCAGTCTACGGAAAATCAAGGAATCGCACAATGCATATAGTGTATGATGACCATATATTCTGGTGCATATACAATTATTGTTTTaaactatttaaaaaatatatattaattaaatataataaaCATAGCAATAGTACTAGTAATTTTTTGGATAAATCAtagcaataataataacaataacaagTAATGCTAATATCtaatatcaataaattatgagatGGACTTTGCTCCTCTTAAGAGGTGAAGGTATGTACTACTCTCAAGTTCAAAATTAACAATGGGTAATCCAAATTAAAGATCCACACAACTGATTATGATTTACTAAAATGCTTAGAAACTAAAAGTCACGTCCTTTAGTAGTCTCAAACCTATACATCAAGTGGGTTCAAAAAATTAATGGTTAAATTGATGTGAGAACATGTTTTACCATGATCTAAGTATTAAAATCTATTGAGTTTAAATCTATATATGTTTTAATATATGCGGATCATGATTAATTAAATGAATTCTCAATTTAAATACTTCACCAGTATTTTAGCTCACTAGCACAGTAAAAACTGTCCATTTTGTGTTTGTATGATGCATAGATtagttgttgcccaaggtgacaagccaagaggggggggggtgaattggtttcttctttactttagtgcttttaaaactttcttagttaactgcgatggatgcttacttaggttattcgagtgagttaaactaatgcaagaatagaaagtaaagcaagagagaatgaaagcacaaacacaatccaaacacaacaatatatagtggttcggtgctctccttagcacctacgtccactccccaagcgtacccttgggaattcactataatctcgcggattacagttggattgttttccgggctcacaatccaaaaaccttgttggttttacgggatcaccaacgaacctatacaactttggttttccgggttcaccaaaaaccttgttggttttgcgggcttaccaacgaacctttacaactttggttttccgggtttaccaaaaacctttgttggttttgcgggctcaccaacgaacctttacaaagttttcaaacaaatgaaaagaaaagatttaaactcctaaatgagcatatagaacaatatgagcaatgaagaagagttagaaagaaattatcgctttgaagtcgcttggctcttctttgtcaaggaagcttcactcttcaatgggggaaggagctcttgatgcctctttgaatctgctcaatccctttctttgatttttgaatgaagctcttgatgaagaagattagggctctttggttttcttgtgtattctttgatttcccactcaaaagttatttattctgatgaatagtgcccctttaaatagttttcaaccttccttggacaagccccattggtcagatttgaaaaactagccgttacatgccttgggaaggacaaaaagtacatctgcagaactagccgttactgttcagcccgtgtttgggtcggctcaccctgtccttgggtcgacccaacttggccttgggtcgactcaaacattccttgggtcgaccctctcagagaacacagaaacatgaatttcaaacttccttcacttgggtcgacccaaccattctttgggtcgactcaaagttcacttgggtcgactcaacttcttcttgggtcgaccctctcagtaattccagagagccattttctgtctgtctttctgtcttccatttgggtcgaccctctcagggtttgggtcgactcaaagttcacttgggtcgactcaacttcttcttgggtcgaccctctcagtaatttcagagaaccattttctgtgtctttctgtcttgcctttgggtcgaccctctcagggtttgggtcgactcaagcttgggtcgactcaaccactgtgtgggtcgaccctctcagtaaatccagagagcatttttcctttgcattttgaggttctttggaggttgggtcgactcatgcctaccttgggtcgacccaactcactgttcatttgtgctgtttttgcaggagtgtgccagatgattcctttaagtcccggggtcgacccaatcaacctatgggtcgactcaattcacactttgctgcattctcaagattagatccatccaaatgaacaagaccatatatatattttcaattaaacaaatatactgagagtaatgaacttataaatgaagtatcaatttaacttatagcaagctctagataattgcttgttaatcatcaaaataacactatcatcctcaatctccccctttttgatgattacaaaataaagagtataagcctattgatacttgtctttaaaatcagtttataatagggattgaatttctgaatttcagcttttcatatatataagtgaaatctccccctatattattcaaaatttgccaatttgactttttgaatggctccccctttcatttataattcattagcaatgaaacttcaaaaatttgagataaaatatgagtttcagcttatgtatcggggtgagagaggagcgtgccaaattttgaatttatatgtgccaaattctgaattatgatagaaatttttgatttgatggttttcattgttacaaattgctcccccttagatatataagctttcttatatgattttcaatttgtttgcccatttatttctcttttcttttcataacttctttactcactctttctcacaaaattaatatttttttttttaaacactatctttgcttctcccaaaatcaatactctttcttaacttgtcaaatgaaatactctttcttttctcgaagtgaatactctatcttttcttctccccctttatatactcttttcttctcgtttcctttatatactctttccttctcttctccccctttttgttatcatcaaaaaacatatatatgggaaaagatgcaataaagaacaaacttcagacttcattgatcaaaataggaacattttcatacaataatgcccaaaataaagataagtacaatgttcctcaatcaagatttaaagatataaggcaaaagcaagatacatatgagaaaaagcaagatacatatgagaactagatttctagcctaggctctaaacatagatactaagatcagcctagggggaatctaatggctgggatctagtcctcatcctcctagcatacgtggcgaggggaggtcgagcctggtgagactgagtctggcgtggagcacgtcgagctggatgactctgtgccgatatctctgactcagcagcctgtggcacagatggtccatgtgtctccctctctctccggagtgctccaatctgctgcctcagatcactgatatcagcagacatgacatccaaccgggcgtctaatcggctcgtgagcccgtcagtaatagtcctcgcctgagctgacatgagctctgtcatcctgctccagaagtcatccgtatctgtcggaggagcagatgacgatggtccagcctctgagggtgcagtaggatgatccataggctcctcatcctcaccctctggtgcctctccctctggtgcttcaccctgaatgcctgcaccagtatgtatccactgcccgttcactttctcataacccatgcgtatgagtgaccgtgcagtgtacgtgtctgtgggttgcagattcttgaatgcttcctcctcgagaggtaacccgtgctgacggaagatcaatgtaagtatcatgccataaggcaatgataccctgttgctgcttattacctttctcatttgcctcaatatcatggccggaagatttaggggaatccccctaatcatgcactccataactgcaagatctcgttctgagatgagatcgaatctcccggtcttcggaaataaaattctatttatcatattaagcaacaacctcatctcggcggaaagagaactagctattaccttctgagagaaatcgaagttctcattttccatgatcagctgaagagctctcattttgttatcTGATCTTTCCGGAATAGCTCCCGTGCAAGGTAGGTGTagaagctcactcaagctctcctcggatacacggatccgaacccctctaacatctgaaacaagccctcccataccagtcttgaggaaggcgtaGAATTCTTGGACTAACCCGGGGTATATCACCACatcaagggagcaaagatactcccatccttgtctttggatccattcccaaattcgaaatccttcttggttgaaaaactccgaatggatccttcttctggtagtaaccggcctccccgcaaatcttgcaaggagcactgagggggaaggaggaggagggacctccgcacgtgcctcacgcggtggagacacgggagaaggctcggtagggcgcctttcctcttgttggactcggctcactcttccggatcttttggctacggctcgtttgggacccatttctccaagatcttaaagaaatctactgtttggaggagtctagtggagattggagagtggggacaaggattttcggaagaagacaaagggcaaacagtgccctagatgagctctcgggcccccttttaacagtggggtcccgacgttgggtcgactcaagaattttcttgggtcgactcaacgttgggtcgacccttgttctgggttgggtcgacccaagtgcagaacttggttttctctccctttttgcttctaaaaagttttcctcgCTTTTAATCCTTATAAGCTCCTTATGGGACATTGATACATGAGTGAGAAATTTATAgacaacaaatttgactcatgtttcatggaatttttgaagttagaagaatgtatcatgagactactaacttcctttcatattcattcaataaaaggatcacatatacctaattcccttctgagcatacagaatctatcttcactcagtggttttgtgaatatatcggccaattgtttttccgtgcatatatgctcaatgcatacatttccattttgcacatgatccctaatgaaatggtaccttatttctatgtgtttggccttagagtgctgaactggatttttagtgagattgatagcactcgtattgtcacacttaataggaatattttctagtttaacaccatagtcctctagttgttgcttgagccataatacttgagcacaacagctaccagcagctatgtattcagcttcggctgtggatagtgctactgaattctgctttttactaaaccatgatactaaattgtttcctaagaattggcatgtgccacttgtgctctttctatctaatttgcatccggcaaaatctgcatctgagtatgcgagcaaatctagacatgagtctctcgagtaccataatccaatggtggtggttcctcttaaatatctaaggatcctcttaactgcacttaaatgtgactccttaggatccgattgatatctagcacatatccctacactaaatacaatgtcgggtctactagccgtaagatagagcaaggatccaattagtcctctatagagcttaatatctacacttttccctttttcatccttgtctagcttattagtgggattcattggagtgccaattcccttatgattttcattaccaaacttcttcagtatttcccttgtatacttagtttgatgaatggaaataccttctttggtttgtttgatttgtaatcctaaaaagaagcttaattctcccatcaaactcatctcaaattctccatgcattaaatcagcaaattctttgcatagagtatcgttagtggcaccaaagattatgtcatctacatatatttgtaccactagtagatttttgtcctttcttttgagaaatagagttttatctacatttcctctacaaaagtcattatcaatgagaaacttacttagtctatcataccaagccctaggtgcttgctttaatccatataatgccttatgcaatttaaacacatgatttggtaattcatgattttcaaatcctggaggttgttctacatatacttcctcttcaataataccatttaaaaatgcactcttcacatccatttgatataatttaaagtccataaagcatgcaaatgctagaagtaatcttatagcttctaatctagctacaggagcaaacgtctcatcataatctattccttcttcctgattgtatcctttagctacaagtctagccttatttcttataactactccattttcatctaatttatttctaaatacccattttgttccaattactgaattatgctttggtctttcagttaatgtccatacattacttcttttaaattgatttaattcctcttgcatggcatttatccagttagtatctttttcagcttcttcataag
Proteins encoded in this window:
- the LOC103705502 gene encoding ras-related protein RABE1c-like, which codes for MAAPPARARADYDYLIKLLLIGDSGVGKSCLLLRFTDDSFTTSFITTIGIDFKIRTVELDGKRIKLQIWDTAGQERFRTITTAYYRGAMGILLVYDVTDESSFNNIRNWIRQIEQHASDNVNKILVGNKADMDESKRAVSTSQGQMLADEYGIKFFETSAKTNFNVEQVFFSIAREIKQRLVESDSKAEPQTIKIGKQDATAAPSAAEQKSSCCGS